The following coding sequences are from one Lolium rigidum isolate FL_2022 chromosome 6, APGP_CSIRO_Lrig_0.1, whole genome shotgun sequence window:
- the LOC124662851 gene encoding general transcription factor IIF subunit 2-like: MAEEARHLETSRADRSVWLMKCPTIVSQAWQEATASAAGGPCPNPNPVVAKVILSFDPLSTDEDPKQFKMEMARSDNGNTPKNYSLNMFQDFVPMCVFSESNQGKFACEGKVGHKFDMEPHRENLADYAKLCRERTKKSMIKTRKVHVLDKHHGMGVRQMIQLINAAPKEKKKATPTKPFELKRTRRDRKDLENILFKLFERQPNWSLKHLMQETDQPEQFLKEIMNDLCVYNKRGPNQGTHELKPEYKKSVEDTTAI, encoded by the exons ATGGCCGAGGAGGCGAGGCACCTGGAGACGAGCCGGGCCGACCGCTCCGTGTGGCTCATGAAGTGCCCGACCATTGTCTCACAAGCCTGGCAGGaagccaccgcctccgccgccggaggcccctgccctaaccctaaccccgttGTCGCCAAGGTCATCCTATCCTTCGACCCACTcagcaccgacgaggacccgAAGCAG TTCAAGATGGAGATGGCTCGATCAGACAATGGCAATACACCGAAGAATTACTCTTTAAATATGTTCCAGGATTTTGTGCCAATGTGTGTTTTCTCAGAGTCTAACCAAG GGAAGTTTGCATGCGAAGGAAAAGTAGGGCATAAATTTGACATGGAACCTCACAGAGAAAATCTTGCAGACTATGCAAAATTATGCCGTGAGAggactaaaaagtctatgatcaaAACGAGAAAAGTGCAT GTACTTGACAAGCACCACGGAATGGGAGTGCGGCAAATGATCCAACTGATAAATGCTGCTCCAAAG GAGAAGAAGAAAGCAACACCAACAAAACCTTTTGAATTGAAAAGAACACGAAGGGATCGGAAGGATTTGGAAAATATTCTATTCAAGTTATTCGAGAGGCAGCCTAATTGGTCACTAAAGCATCTAATGCAGGAAACAGACCAACCAGAG CAATTCCTGAAGGAGATAATGAACGATCTTTGCGTCTACAACAAACGAGGACCAAATCAAGGGACGCATGAGCTCAAGCCTGAATACAAGAAGTCTGTTGAGGACACCACTGCAATTTGA